TTCGGTGGGCACGTCCGGGGTGAGGACCTCGGAGTCGTCTTCCGCGTTCTCCACGTCGCGGACCGCCTCAGCGGCCTCCGGGGAGATCTCGGAGAAGGTGCCCTCCGGCAGGGGCTTCGGGCGCGGGGTGAAGGTGAAGGTGGCACCGTCGGTGTCCTTCGACTCCCCGTCCCAGCCGTCGACGTCGACGGTGACGATCTCGCCGGCGCCGAGCTCACCGAAGAGGATCTTCTCGGACATGGCGTCCTCAACCTCACGCTGGATGGTGCGACGCAGCGGGCGGGCACCGAGGACCGGGTCGAAACCACGCTGGGCCAGGAGTGCCTTGGCCTTGTCCGTGATCTCGATGCCCATGTCCTTGGCGGCCAGGGCCTTCTCCACGCGGCCGATGAGCAGCTCGACCATCTGGACGATCTCGTCGCGGGTGAGCTGGTGGAAGACCACGATCTCGTCGATACGGTTGAGGAACTCGGGGCGGAAGTGCTTCTTCAGCTCGTCGTTGACCTTGTTCTTCATCCGCTCGTACTGGGCGTCGGAGTCGGACTCCGCGGACCCGGAGAAACCCATGCCCACGGCCTTGGAGATGTCCTGCGTGCCCAGGTTCGAGGTGAAGATGAGCACGGTGTTCTTGAAGTCGACGACGCGACCCTGGCCGTCGGTGAGGCGACCGTCCTCGAGGACCTGCAGGAGGGTGTTGTAGATCTCCTTGTGGGCCTTCTCGATCTCGTCGAAGAGCACGACGGAGAACGGCTTACGGCGCACCTTCTCCGTGAGCTGGCCGCCCTCCTCGTAGCCGACGTAACCCGGAGGTGCACCGAACAGACGTGACGCGGTGAAGCGGTCGTGGAACTCACCCATGTCGATCTGGATGAGGGCGTCGTCCTCGCCGAAGAGGAACTCGGCGAGCGCCTTCGACAGCTCGGTCTTACCCACACCGGACGGGCCGGCGAAGATGAAGGAACCGGACGGACGCTTCGGGTCCTTGAGGCCCGCACGGGTGCGGCGAATGGCCCGGGAGACGGCCTTGACGGCCTCGTTCTGGCCGATGATCCGCTTGTGCAGCTCATCTTCCATACGCAGCAGACGGGAGGACTCCTCCTCGGTGAGCTTGAACACGGGGATGCCGGTCCAGGCGCCGAGGACCTCGGCGATCTGCTCCTCGCCGACCTCGGCGATCTCCTCGAGGTCACCGGAGCGCCACTGCTTCTCCTTCTCGGCGCGTTCCTCACCGAGCTTGCGCTCCTTGTCGCGCAGGCCGGCGGCCTTCTCGAAGTCCTGGTCGTCGATCGCCGCCTCCTTCTCGCGGCGGACGTCGGCGATGCGCTCGTCGATCTCGCGCAGCCCCTCCGGAGCGGTCATGCGCTTGATGCGCATGCGGGCACCGGCCTCGTCGATGAGGTCGACGGCCTTGTCCGGCAGGAAGCGGTCGTTGATGTACCGGTCCGACAGGTTGGCGGCCGCGGTGAGGGCACCGTCGGTGATGGAGACTCGGTGGTGCGCCTCGTAGCGGTCGCGCAGACCCTTGAGGATCTCGATGGTCAGCTCGACGGACGGCTCCGGCACCTGCACCGGCTGGAAACGACGCTCGAGGGCGGCGTCCTTCTCGATGTGCTTGCGGTACTCGTCCAGCGTCGTGGCACCGATGGTCTGCAGCTCACCTCGGGCCAGCTTCGGCTTGAGCAGCGAGGCGGCGTCGATGGCACCTTCAGCGGCGCCGGCACCGACGAGGGTGTGGATCTCGTCGATGAACAGGATGATGTCGCCGCGCTGGTTGATCTCCTTGAGCACCTTCTTCAGGCGCTCCTCGAAGTCACCGCGGTAACGGGAGCCCGCGACCAGGGAGCCGAGGTCGAGGGAGTAGACCTGCTTGTCCTTGAGAGTCTCCGGGACCTTGCCGTTGACGATGTCGAGGGCCAGGCCCTCGACCACGGCGGTCTTACCCACGCCGGGCTCACCGATGAGCACCGGGTTGTTCTTGGTACGACGCGAGAGCACCTGCATGATGCGCTCGATCTCCTGGCCTCGGCCGACGACGGGGTCGAGCTTGCCGTCGCGGGCGGCCTGGGTGAGGTTGCGGCCGAACTGGTCGAGCACGAGCGAGTTGGAGCGCTCGCCCGGGCCACCCTGCCCCTGCGGGCCACCGCGGCCGGCGCCGGCACCGGCACCGACGGCGCCACCGGCGGCCTGATCCGGGGTGCCCTCCGGGTTGCTGCCCTGGCCGCCCTCGTAACCGGAGAGCAGCTGGATGACCTGCTGGCGCACGCGCGGCAGATCGGCGCCGAGCTTGACCAGCACCTGAGCCGCCACGCCCTCGCCCTCACGGATGAGGCCGAGGAGGAGGAACTCGGTTCCGATGTACTTGTGCCCCATCTGCAGGCCTTCACGCAGGGAGAGCTCGAGGACCTTCTTGGCGCGCGGAGTAAAGGGAATGTGGCCGGTGTGCGGCTGAGTGCCGTGGCCGATGATCTCCTCGACCTCGGAACGCACGGCGTCCAGGGAGATACCCATGGATTCCAGGGCCTTCGCGGCGACACCCTCACCTTCGTGGATGAGGCCGAGCAGGATGTGCTCGGTGCCGATGTAATTGTGGTTGAGCATGCGCGCTTCCTCCTGTGCGAGGACGATGACGCGACGTGCCCGGTCGGTGAACCGTTCGAACATGACTACCCCTAACCGTTTGTTCCTAACTTGTCACCCACTGTAACGCCCGCGTCCCCGAATCTATTTGCACTCGCCTTTCCGAAGTGCCAGAAAACGGTCATCTTTCCTGGTCAGAGCCATGTACGCCGGTAGCGAACAGCCCGCTGGAGCAGGCGCGCCTAGGCTCGGTGGGTAGTTGCCCACCCCGATCCTGAGGAGACCTCTGATGAGCAGCACCCCGATCACCGACCGCGACACCATCCAGACCTGGCTGGAGCACCCCACCGGAGGCCCCGCGCTCCGCGGCTTCCTGGAGCGGGCCGGGTCCGACGTCGACCAGCTCGCCCCCGCCTACGGCCTGCCGCTGGGCAAGCTCGTCGACCTCTCCGGCGGAAAGATGTCGCAGGAGGCGATCGACGCCATCGTGCGCGACGCCAACGGCGGCGAGATCCCGGCGGCCGCGGAGCAGTCGGCATCGTCCTCCGGTCACCGCTTCGAGGGCAGGACGATCATCGTCACCGGCGCCGCCAACGGCATCGGCCGGGCCACCGCCCGCCGGGCCGTGGCGGAGGGCGCGAAGGTCATCGCCACCGACATCTCCGGTGACGGCCTGGCCTCACTCGCCGAAGAGCTCGGATCCGGGCAGGTCATCACCGTCACCGCCGACCTTTCCGACGCCGCCGCCGTCGACGAGATCGTCGCCGCTGCGGACGGTCAGATCGACGGGCTGGCCAACGTGGCCGGCATCATGGACAACTTCGCCGCCATCCATGAGGTCACCGACGAGGTGTGGGCGCGGGTGTTCAACGTCAACGTCACCGGCCTCATGCGTCTGACGAGGGCGGTCAGCGCCCGGATGCTGGAGAACGGTGGCGGGTCGATCGTCAACGTCGCCTCCGAGGCGGCGCTGCGCGGCTCCGCTGCGGGCACGGCCTACACCGCGTCGAAGCACGCGGTGGTCGGCATCACCAAGTCCATGGCCGTGATGTACGCCCAGGCCGGTATCCGCACCAACGTCACCGTGCCTGGCGCGGTGGCCACCGGCATCGCGGTACCGAAGGACGTGGGCGAGTTCGGCAACGAGCGGATGACCTCCTACCGCCCCAACATCCCCGCCATGACCACGGCGGAGGAGCAGGCGGCGACCATCCTGTGGCTGCTCTCCGACGACGCCGCCGCGGTCAACGGTGCCGTCCTGGCCGTCGACGGCGGCTGGTCCGCCGTCTAGCAGGTCACGCGGCCTGACCGTCCTCCTGCTGGTTCTCCGCCACCTTGGTGACGAAGGGGCTGGCCAGCAGGACGAAGACGGCCATGATCCCGGCGACGACGAACGCGGTGTGCGCACCGTCGGCGGTGGCCTGCGCCAGTTCCGCGCCCCCGTCAAGGGAGGCCTGGGTGCCGAAGGACAGCGACGCGATGAGCACTGCGGTGCCGGTCGCGCCGGCCAGCTGCTGGAGGGTGTTGAGGATCGCCGAACCGTGACCGTAGAGCCGCGACGGCAGGGAGCCGAGTGCGGTGGTCATGAGCGGGGTCATCATCAGCGCCAGACCGAGGGAGAACACGAGGTGCATGATGATGACCTCGGTGATGGTGGAGTCGATGTCCAGGCGGGTCATCGCCCACACGCCGGCGGTGAGCAGCACTGCGCCGGGGATGAGGAGGGGGCGGGGACCGACGGCGTCGTAAAGCCGGCCGATGA
Above is a window of Corynebacterium suedekumii DNA encoding:
- a CDS encoding SDR family NAD(P)-dependent oxidoreductase is translated as MSSTPITDRDTIQTWLEHPTGGPALRGFLERAGSDVDQLAPAYGLPLGKLVDLSGGKMSQEAIDAIVRDANGGEIPAAAEQSASSSGHRFEGRTIIVTGAANGIGRATARRAVAEGAKVIATDISGDGLASLAEELGSGQVITVTADLSDAAAVDEIVAAADGQIDGLANVAGIMDNFAAIHEVTDEVWARVFNVNVTGLMRLTRAVSARMLENGGGSIVNVASEAALRGSAAGTAYTASKHAVVGITKSMAVMYAQAGIRTNVTVPGAVATGIAVPKDVGEFGNERMTSYRPNIPAMTTAEEQAATILWLLSDDAAAVNGAVLAVDGGWSAV
- a CDS encoding ATP-dependent Clp protease ATP-binding subunit, with product MFERFTDRARRVIVLAQEEARMLNHNYIGTEHILLGLIHEGEGVAAKALESMGISLDAVRSEVEEIIGHGTQPHTGHIPFTPRAKKVLELSLREGLQMGHKYIGTEFLLLGLIREGEGVAAQVLVKLGADLPRVRQQVIQLLSGYEGGQGSNPEGTPDQAAGGAVGAGAGAGRGGPQGQGGPGERSNSLVLDQFGRNLTQAARDGKLDPVVGRGQEIERIMQVLSRRTKNNPVLIGEPGVGKTAVVEGLALDIVNGKVPETLKDKQVYSLDLGSLVAGSRYRGDFEERLKKVLKEINQRGDIILFIDEIHTLVGAGAAEGAIDAASLLKPKLARGELQTIGATTLDEYRKHIEKDAALERRFQPVQVPEPSVELTIEILKGLRDRYEAHHRVSITDGALTAAANLSDRYINDRFLPDKAVDLIDEAGARMRIKRMTAPEGLREIDERIADVRREKEAAIDDQDFEKAAGLRDKERKLGEERAEKEKQWRSGDLEEIAEVGEEQIAEVLGAWTGIPVFKLTEEESSRLLRMEDELHKRIIGQNEAVKAVSRAIRRTRAGLKDPKRPSGSFIFAGPSGVGKTELSKALAEFLFGEDDALIQIDMGEFHDRFTASRLFGAPPGYVGYEEGGQLTEKVRRKPFSVVLFDEIEKAHKEIYNTLLQVLEDGRLTDGQGRVVDFKNTVLIFTSNLGTQDISKAVGMGFSGSAESDSDAQYERMKNKVNDELKKHFRPEFLNRIDEIVVFHQLTRDEIVQMVELLIGRVEKALAAKDMGIEITDKAKALLAQRGFDPVLGARPLRRTIQREVEDAMSEKILFGELGAGEIVTVDVDGWDGESKDTDGATFTFTPRPKPLPEGTFSEISPEAAEAVRDVENAEDDSEVLTPDVPTELGTPGEGPDDGPAPAGGAQPQPQS